The Flavobacterium sp. 123 genome contains a region encoding:
- a CDS encoding type IX secretion system membrane protein PorP/SprF, which produces MKKVKNILMCIALLLTSSVILAQQESIITLYKDQMNLVNPAYAGVDGMTDLAIGYRKQWLSVKDAPTVQTAMLGASMGKNLGIGLSIVNSKINIENQTFVGVDFSYKLIMNTETDLYLGIKAGGNFYDVNTSGLELYDGISDLALNSRKTFNPNFGVGALLKMTNAYVSLSIPRLLNTQRTRLNDGKVAVATDTPHFYLSAGYDYDLGNLSMMVLKPSFMLREVSGAPISIDANLNMSFMDAFEIGAMYRFNNAAGANAKINISKNLLFGYAYEINTSKEVTSSLTTHEFLLKYRF; this is translated from the coding sequence ATGAAAAAAGTCAAAAATATTTTAATGTGTATTGCACTGCTATTAACTAGCAGTGTGATTCTTGCTCAGCAAGAAAGTATTATAACATTATATAAAGATCAGATGAATCTTGTCAATCCCGCTTATGCAGGCGTAGATGGGATGACTGATCTAGCTATTGGATACAGAAAACAGTGGTTAAGCGTAAAAGATGCACCCACTGTTCAAACAGCAATGTTAGGCGCTAGTATGGGAAAAAACTTGGGTATAGGTCTTTCAATAGTTAACAGTAAAATTAATATTGAAAACCAAACCTTTGTAGGGGTTGATTTCTCTTACAAACTGATCATGAATACAGAAACAGATCTTTACTTAGGAATCAAAGCTGGAGGAAATTTTTATGATGTTAATACTTCTGGTCTGGAATTGTATGACGGAATTTCCGATTTAGCTCTGAATTCCAGAAAAACATTCAATCCTAATTTTGGTGTAGGAGCCTTGTTAAAAATGACAAATGCTTATGTTTCCTTGTCAATTCCTAGACTTTTGAATACACAGAGAACTAGACTGAATGATGGTAAGGTAGCAGTAGCGACTGATACGCCTCATTTTTACTTAAGCGCAGGATATGATTATGATTTAGGAAATCTTTCAATGATGGTGTTGAAACCCTCATTCATGTTGCGTGAAGTAAGTGGTGCTCCTATTTCTATTGATGCCAATTTAAATATGAGTTTTATGGATGCATTTGAGATAGGTGCTATGTACAGATTCAATAATGCAGCGGGTGCTAATGCTAAAATAAATATATCTAAAAACTTATTGTTTGGGTATGCTTATGAAATTAATACCAGTAAAGAGGTAACATCTTCGCTAACCACTCACGAGTTTTTATTAAAATATAGATTTTAA